One genomic window of Desulfurococcus mucosus DSM 2162 includes the following:
- a CDS encoding 50S ribosomal protein L14e produces MPAIEIGRICVKVAGREAGRKCVVVDIIDDNFVLVTGPKSLTGVKRRKVNIKHIEPTDKSIKISRGASDEEVLKAIGESGLTDYMVQQVKPKLAQF; encoded by the coding sequence ATGCCCGCGATAGAGATAGGTAGGATATGCGTTAAGGTGGCTGGGAGAGAGGCAGGCAGGAAATGCGTTGTCGTAGACATAATAGACGACAACTTCGTCCTGGTAACAGGGCCTAAGTCCCTTACAGGTGTTAAAAGGAGGAAGGTTAACATAAAGCACATAGAGCCAACAGACAAGTCAATCAAGATATCGAGAGGAGCCAGCGATGAAGAAGTATTGAAGGCTATAGGGGAGAGTGGTCTCACAGACTACATGGTGCAACAGGTGAAGCCCAAGCTAGCCCAGTTCTAG
- the secY gene encoding preprotein translocase subunit SecY produces the protein MGLLNAMARIADYLPTAAKPRVKPSMYERLFWTGIALVVYMIMANTPLYGISTAGPEQILLIQIIFASNRGTLMELGIGPIVTAGLIMQILVGAKLIDLDLTDPENRKIFTASQKTLAVILAAFEAAMYVLSCRYWMPLGNPVTSCSAAWHVRLAVWLQLFIASYLVIVLDEMIQKGWGIGSGVSLFILSGVATTIFWNTFSTVTYRNEVIGFIPFMIQQLSSGRGLDAVLIRPGGRDLVGFAATIGIMLLLIYLSNMKVEIPVTSPRLQSIKTRIPLQFLYVTNIPILFIGILYANILVFATLFRTYLASTVPSSIVDLLAKYDPNTGRLIGGLAYYLASPNGLYGALGDPVHLLVYSVLVFVLAVLFGLMWVEVAGLNPSAQAEQLVSSGFEVPGLRSNPKILERMLAKYIYPLTILSSLIVAAISVFADVLGAYGTGTGILLAVGILQQYYTMIAYERTLEAYPLLRRLVGE, from the coding sequence ATGGGTTTGCTTAACGCTATGGCGAGGATAGCGGACTACCTGCCGACGGCTGCTAAGCCTCGGGTTAAGCCCTCAATGTATGAGAGGCTGTTCTGGACCGGTATAGCCCTCGTCGTCTACATGATCATGGCTAACACGCCCCTGTACGGTATTTCTACCGCGGGACCCGAGCAGATACTTTTGATACAGATAATATTCGCGTCGAACAGGGGTACATTAATGGAGCTCGGCATAGGGCCTATAGTTACAGCGGGCCTGATAATGCAGATCCTTGTTGGAGCCAAGCTCATAGACCTGGATTTAACGGATCCAGAGAACAGGAAGATATTCACGGCTTCCCAGAAGACGCTTGCAGTGATACTAGCCGCATTCGAGGCAGCCATGTACGTGCTCTCATGCCGTTACTGGATGCCCCTGGGCAACCCCGTGACAAGCTGTAGTGCAGCATGGCATGTGAGGCTCGCCGTATGGCTCCAGTTGTTCATTGCCTCCTACCTTGTAATAGTGCTCGACGAGATGATACAGAAGGGCTGGGGCATAGGTTCAGGAGTCTCACTCTTCATCCTGTCGGGTGTGGCGACAACCATATTCTGGAACACGTTCAGCACTGTAACATATCGAAACGAGGTAATAGGCTTCATACCATTCATGATCCAGCAGTTGAGCAGTGGGAGAGGCCTTGACGCAGTGTTGATCAGGCCTGGTGGAAGAGACCTCGTAGGGTTTGCGGCAACCATAGGTATAATGCTGCTCCTAATATACTTGAGCAACATGAAGGTTGAGATCCCGGTTACATCACCGAGGCTGCAGAGCATTAAGACCAGGATACCGTTACAGTTCCTCTACGTGACCAATATACCGATACTTTTCATCGGCATACTCTACGCGAACATACTGGTATTCGCCACCTTGTTCAGAACATACTTGGCTTCCACCGTGCCATCCAGCATAGTGGATCTCCTAGCCAAATACGACCCCAACACGGGGAGGCTGATAGGAGGGTTAGCATACTATCTTGCATCACCCAACGGGCTGTATGGTGCACTAGGGGACCCGGTGCACCTACTGGTGTACAGTGTCCTCGTCTTCGTGCTGGCAGTGCTGTTCGGCCTAATGTGGGTTGAGGTAGCGGGCTTGAACCCCTCGGCTCAGGCGGAGCAGCTTGTGAGCAGCGGCTTCGAAGTACCCGGGTTGAGGAGTAATCCGAAGATCCTTGAGAGAATGCTCGCCAAGTACATATACCCGTTAACAATACTGTCAAGCCTCATAGTTGCAGCTATATCCGTATTCGCCGACGTGCTTGGCGCGTACGGCACTGGCACAGGCATACTGCTAGCGGTTGGGATACTCCAGCAGTACTACACGATGATAGCCTATGAGAGGACTCTTGAGGCGTACCCGTTGCTGAGACGCCTCGTGGGAGAGTAG
- the cmk gene encoding (d)CMP kinase yields MVKIVFSGPPGSGKTTQAKRVAEYYGFKYFSAGAVFREYAKRRNLTLEELSRIAMEDPSIDIEIDRLTLETVRGSDNIVVDGHLAAWIVSDIVDLRIYVTAPLSLRILRVAGRDNIPLNRALTETLVREYSQRRRFMEYYGLDIYDTSIFDVTINTKLIGVEEAFNIIKTTIDKVLKERTQ; encoded by the coding sequence TTGGTTAAGATTGTTTTCAGCGGCCCACCTGGTAGCGGGAAGACTACTCAGGCTAAACGCGTCGCCGAGTACTATGGTTTCAAATATTTTTCAGCTGGCGCCGTGTTCAGGGAGTACGCTAAGAGGAGGAATTTAACCCTCGAGGAGCTCAGCAGGATAGCCATGGAGGATCCCTCCATAGACATAGAGATCGATAGGCTGACGCTTGAAACCGTTAGGGGAAGCGATAACATAGTTGTCGACGGGCATCTAGCCGCATGGATAGTCTCAGACATAGTTGACTTAAGGATATATGTGACAGCCCCGCTCTCACTCAGGATACTCAGGGTGGCTGGGCGCGACAACATCCCGTTGAACAGGGCTCTCACGGAGACCCTTGTGAGAGAGTACTCGCAGAGGAGGAGGTTCATGGAGTACTATGGGCTCGACATATATGACACCTCCATATTCGATGTAACAATAAACACTAAGCTCATAGGCGTTGAGGAAGCATTCAACATTATAAAGACAACCATAGATAAGGTTTTAAAAGAGAGAACCCAGTAG
- a CDS encoding RNA-guided pseudouridylation complex pseudouridine synthase subunit Cbf5: protein MTGVLPVGLANSTKVIGNVIHSVKEYVMVIQLHGDVAEQDLRRVAGYFRGEIYQRPPLRSSVKRAIRVRRIHEIEVLEVRGRFALIRVLSDPGTYMRKLAHDIGLLLGVGAHMRELRRTRTGPYREDETLVRLQDVSEALLLWRSNGDERYLRRIVLPVETSIAHLPKIMILDTAVDAIAHGANLAAPGVARLTRNIAKGSTVAILTLKGELVALGTAMYSSGEIARMEKGIIAKTRRVVMPPGVYPSTWRHGKGTQG from the coding sequence GTGACCGGCGTCCTACCAGTGGGGCTCGCCAACAGCACCAAGGTCATTGGTAATGTTATACATAGTGTTAAAGAATACGTGATGGTTATACAGCTCCACGGCGATGTAGCCGAGCAGGATTTAAGAAGGGTAGCCGGGTACTTCAGGGGGGAGATATATCAGAGGCCTCCCCTGAGGTCGAGCGTTAAACGCGCTATCAGGGTCAGGAGGATTCACGAGATAGAAGTCCTCGAGGTGAGAGGCAGGTTCGCGCTTATAAGGGTTCTCAGCGACCCCGGCACGTACATGAGGAAGCTGGCCCACGACATCGGGCTATTGCTCGGAGTAGGTGCACACATGAGGGAGCTCAGGAGGACTCGCACGGGGCCCTACAGGGAGGATGAGACACTTGTAAGGCTCCAGGACGTCAGCGAGGCCCTGCTCCTGTGGAGGAGCAACGGGGATGAGAGGTATCTTAGACGCATCGTGCTACCCGTTGAAACATCTATCGCCCACCTCCCGAAGATAATGATCTTGGATACAGCTGTCGACGCCATAGCACATGGTGCCAACCTGGCTGCCCCAGGCGTCGCCAGGTTAACCAGGAACATCGCGAAGGGTAGTACCGTAGCGATCCTAACGCTTAAAGGCGAGCTGGTCGCCCTGGGTACAGCCATGTATAGTAGTGGTGAAATAGCTAGGATGGAGAAAGGCATAATCGCAAAGACGAGGAGAGTGGTTATGCCGCCGGGAGTCTACCCGTCTACATGGAGGCATGGTAAGGGTACTCAGGGATGA
- a CDS encoding 30S ribosomal protein S5 translates to MDVSASAVDKAALEKWVPRTRVGRMVLEGKLTSLKEVFDKNLPILEPEIIDYLLPNLKYERIDTKIVQKMTDAGRRTKFLVVVVVGNEDGFVGVGTGKAKQYVDALAKALRNAKLNITPVRRGCGSWECRCGEPHSVPFTVRGKSGSVEVVLKPAPRGTGLVAGDVAKVVLRLAGIRDAWTESFGETRTTLNFAKAVANALHNTYRFVTPVEWLRT, encoded by the coding sequence ATGGATGTGTCGGCTAGCGCGGTTGACAAGGCTGCACTGGAGAAATGGGTTCCGAGAACCCGTGTAGGCAGGATGGTTTTAGAGGGGAAGCTGACTAGTTTAAAAGAGGTATTCGACAAGAACCTACCTATCCTTGAGCCCGAGATAATAGACTACCTTCTACCGAACCTCAAGTACGAGAGGATAGACACGAAGATAGTTCAGAAGATGACTGACGCTGGGAGAAGGACAAAGTTCCTTGTTGTAGTAGTGGTTGGGAACGAGGACGGCTTCGTAGGCGTCGGGACAGGTAAAGCAAAGCAGTATGTTGACGCCCTTGCTAAAGCCTTAAGGAACGCCAAGTTGAATATAACGCCTGTGAGAAGGGGTTGCGGTAGCTGGGAGTGCAGGTGCGGTGAACCCCACAGCGTTCCATTCACAGTGAGAGGCAAGAGCGGTAGTGTTGAAGTAGTGTTGAAGCCTGCACCGCGTGGAACAGGGCTCGTCGCAGGAGACGTAGCCAAGGTTGTGCTGAGGCTGGCCGGTATAAGGGATGCGTGGACGGAGAGCTTTGGAGAGACGAGGACGACCCTGAACTTCGCTAAGGCAGTTGCCAACGCTCTACACAACACCTACAGGTTCGTTACACCTGTTGAGTGGCTGAGGACGTGA
- a CDS encoding tRNA pseudouridine synthase A: MGLVEKGVSFIDHVTTRAGYRNEWLVLREADTSPDHGTLPYERRISDHINYGVVNLDKPPGPTSHEVVAWVKKMFGVEKAGHGGTLEPPAGRPQGDRRPTSGARQQHQGHW; the protein is encoded by the coding sequence ATGGGTTTAGTTGAGAAAGGCGTATCCTTCATAGACCATGTGACCACTAGGGCTGGCTACAGGAATGAATGGCTGGTACTAAGAGAAGCGGATACAAGCCCCGATCACGGGACACTACCCTACGAGAGGAGGATAAGCGACCACATAAACTACGGCGTGGTAAACCTGGATAAGCCGCCTGGGCCAACGAGCCACGAGGTCGTTGCATGGGTTAAGAAGATGTTCGGGGTGGAGAAGGCCGGTCACGGGGGTACCCTAGAGCCACCGGCGGGGAGACCCCAAGGTGACCGGCGTCCTACCAGTGGGGCTCGCCAACAGCACCAAGGTCATTGGTAA
- a CDS encoding 30S ribosomal protein S4e: MGSIGGSRHLNALNAPRYWPILRKEYKWVVKPSPGPHAIERSIPLLVLVRNVLGYAETAREARRLIAGGHFKVDGKVRKDYKFPVGLMDVIEVVETGELYRVIPVPTRVLGLVKIPREEASFKLCRIENKVTVKGGHIQLNLHDGRNLLVRVNDARNPVEDVYETLGAVKLSIPVQQLLDYIPLKEGVIAIVSGGRNVGRVGKVVSIHRGMKRYRSIVTIEDRSGNRFQTSLDYIFPIGLEKPLITLPEGAW, translated from the coding sequence ATGGGTAGCATAGGTGGCAGCAGGCATTTAAACGCGTTGAATGCACCCAGGTACTGGCCCATACTGAGGAAGGAGTACAAGTGGGTTGTGAAGCCTTCACCAGGCCCCCACGCTATTGAGAGATCGATACCTCTCCTAGTCCTGGTGAGGAATGTACTGGGCTACGCGGAGACCGCTAGGGAGGCAAGGAGGCTGATAGCTGGAGGACACTTCAAGGTGGACGGCAAGGTTAGGAAGGACTACAAGTTCCCCGTTGGTTTAATGGATGTCATCGAGGTGGTTGAGACAGGCGAGCTCTACCGTGTTATCCCGGTGCCTACAAGGGTGCTTGGATTAGTTAAAATACCGAGAGAGGAGGCTTCATTCAAGCTCTGCAGGATAGAGAACAAGGTGACGGTTAAAGGCGGACACATACAGCTCAACCTGCATGATGGCCGCAACCTACTGGTAAGGGTTAACGACGCCAGGAACCCGGTTGAAGACGTCTACGAGACGCTTGGAGCCGTGAAGCTCTCTATACCGGTGCAACAGCTACTCGACTACATACCGTTGAAGGAGGGCGTGATAGCAATAGTGTCCGGTGGAAGGAACGTAGGCAGGGTTGGGAAAGTAGTCTCCATACACAGGGGTATGAAGAGGTATAGGAGCATAGTCACCATTGAGGACAGGAGCGGGAATAGATTCCAGACAAGCCTCGACTACATCTTCCCGATAGGCTTGGAGAAACCCTTGATAACCCTGCCGGAGGGTGCATGGTGA
- a CDS encoding uL15 family ribosomal protein gives MVVRKGKKSRKLQGRTRTMGWGRVGQHRKSGSRGGFGAVGFHKHKYIWIIKHAPNWYGKHGFRPRGRIPERRTVNVGELNELAGRLVLEGRAVIEDGLIVVDTVGMGVDKVLGFGKVTRRMKIVAREVTDEARRKIEEAGGKVILVEEQALKESE, from the coding sequence ATGGTTGTGAGGAAGGGTAAGAAATCCAGGAAGCTTCAGGGCCGTACGAGAACCATGGGCTGGGGCAGGGTGGGGCAGCATAGGAAGAGCGGGTCCCGCGGAGGCTTCGGCGCGGTTGGATTCCATAAGCATAAGTATATATGGATAATCAAGCACGCCCCGAACTGGTATGGTAAACACGGGTTCCGTCCACGCGGGAGGATACCTGAGAGGAGAACCGTTAATGTAGGCGAGCTCAACGAGCTTGCAGGCAGGCTGGTTCTAGAGGGCCGCGCAGTCATCGAGGACGGGTTGATCGTCGTGGACACTGTGGGCATGGGGGTTGACAAGGTGCTTGGCTTCGGCAAGGTGACAAGGCGCATGAAGATCGTGGCCAGGGAGGTCACGGATGAAGCTAGGAGGAAGATCGAGGAGGCAGGCGGCAAGGTTATCCTGGTAGAGGAGCAGGCTTTAAAGGAGTCAGAGTAG
- a CDS encoding 50S ribosomal protein L18 translates to MARGPRYKVPRRRRREGKTNYYKRYRMVLSGHPRFVIRKTLNYIWVQVVEARPEGDVVIAAAHSNELRKKFGWKAGTCNTPAAYLTGLLASLRALEKGVSYAVPDIGLHRPVKGALVFAAMKAANDAGLKVPVDEEVLPSEERIRGEHIASYAKILRENGLLEKRFSRYLASGLQPEDLPAHFEEVKNNILKTYSRQG, encoded by the coding sequence ATGGCTAGGGGGCCAAGGTATAAGGTTCCGCGGAGAAGGAGGAGGGAGGGGAAAACCAACTACTACAAGAGGTACAGGATGGTTCTCTCAGGGCACCCGCGGTTCGTCATCCGGAAGACCCTTAACTACATATGGGTGCAGGTTGTGGAGGCACGTCCCGAAGGGGATGTCGTGATAGCTGCAGCCCACTCCAATGAGCTGAGGAAGAAGTTCGGCTGGAAGGCCGGCACATGTAACACTCCGGCTGCATATCTAACAGGGCTACTGGCATCCCTCAGGGCGCTTGAGAAAGGGGTCAGCTACGCTGTACCAGACATAGGGTTGCATAGACCAGTCAAGGGTGCCCTGGTGTTCGCGGCTATGAAGGCGGCGAACGACGCCGGGTTGAAGGTACCCGTTGACGAGGAGGTCCTCCCCAGCGAGGAGAGGATCAGGGGGGAGCATATAGCGTCCTACGCTAAGATACTGAGGGAGAATGGTTTGCTCGAGAAAAGGTTTTCAAGATACCTTGCCAGCGGGCTTCAACCCGAGGATCTCCCCGCTCACTTCGAGGAGGTTAAAAACAATATATTGAAAACCTATAGTAGGCAGGGGTGA
- a CDS encoding 50S ribosomal protein L32e has protein sequence MSDTLDRLLRLRAEMNRKRPMFLRHLWWKKAKFRNDPKWRKPKGIDNKMKHQLKGYPPIVKVGYRGPSMVRGLHPSGLEPVVVNSTGELDGLDPARHIVYIGSRVGLRKSIEIYKLATGKGFKVANPPRTTQSQQGA, from the coding sequence GTGAGCGATACCCTGGATCGCCTGCTTAGGTTAAGGGCAGAGATGAACAGGAAGAGGCCGATGTTCCTCAGGCATCTATGGTGGAAGAAGGCTAAGTTCAGGAACGACCCTAAGTGGAGGAAGCCTAAGGGGATAGACAACAAGATGAAGCACCAGCTCAAGGGGTACCCGCCGATAGTCAAGGTAGGCTACCGTGGACCCAGCATGGTGAGAGGACTACACCCATCCGGGCTTGAACCCGTGGTCGTTAACTCCACGGGCGAGCTCGATGGACTCGACCCAGCTAGACACATAGTATATATTGGTAGCCGGGTGGGCCTGAGGAAATCCATAGAGATATATAAGCTGGCCACTGGGAAAGGCTTTAAAGTAGCCAACCCACCTAGAACAACCCAGTCCCAGCAGGGTGCTTAA
- a CDS encoding class I SAM-dependent methyltransferase: MTHYYKPGPPGEKRLIPLTIHGQSFEFLSYTSLFSGSSIDEGTRLLLENIVIPEEGVVLDIGCGYGVIGIVVARLNPRLKVYMTDVNPLAVKTARFNARRNGVGDRVVVVEGDGYRPVEGLVFNAIYSNPPLAAGMRVVEEIVLGAKEHLAEEGFAQFVLARGGSHLAEKAKGKYRVVEAKSKKGYILLYLKP, encoded by the coding sequence ATGACACACTACTATAAGCCAGGGCCACCGGGCGAGAAGAGGCTAATCCCCCTCACCATACACGGCCAGTCCTTCGAGTTCCTATCCTACACGAGCCTCTTCTCAGGGTCGTCGATCGATGAGGGGACGAGGCTACTCCTCGAGAACATAGTGATCCCGGAGGAAGGAGTAGTCCTGGACATTGGATGCGGCTACGGCGTGATAGGGATAGTTGTAGCCAGACTGAACCCAAGGCTCAAGGTCTACATGACCGATGTAAACCCCCTCGCGGTTAAAACAGCACGCTTCAACGCTAGGAGGAACGGTGTAGGGGACAGAGTAGTAGTCGTGGAGGGAGACGGCTACAGACCCGTCGAGGGACTCGTGTTCAACGCCATATACTCCAACCCCCCGCTTGCAGCAGGCATGAGAGTAGTCGAGGAAATAGTGCTAGGGGCAAAGGAGCACCTTGCCGAGGAGGGTTTCGCACAGTTCGTCCTAGCAAGGGGTGGAAGCCACCTCGCCGAGAAAGCAAAGGGAAAGTATAGGGTAGTGGAAGCGAAGAGTAAAAAAGGATATATCCTCCTATATCTTAAACCATGA
- the rplX gene encoding 50S ribosomal protein L24, whose translation MGSTRSAKPGKQRKHLAEMPLHLRHKLFNAPLSDELREKLGVKRLPVRQGDTVRIMRGEFKGHEGKVVEVDLKRVRLFVEGVQRKKADGSPVYVPIHPSKVMIIKADVSDKRRLDIVERRKASVTQLKQQEVA comes from the coding sequence ATGGGTTCAACGAGATCCGCGAAGCCGGGTAAGCAGAGGAAGCACCTGGCTGAGATGCCATTGCACTTAAGGCATAAGCTATTCAACGCCCCTCTCTCAGATGAGCTACGTGAGAAACTGGGTGTGAAGAGGCTGCCGGTGAGGCAGGGTGACACAGTGAGGATTATGAGGGGGGAGTTCAAGGGGCATGAAGGCAAAGTGGTTGAAGTAGACTTGAAACGCGTCAGGTTATTCGTAGAGGGGGTTCAGAGGAAGAAGGCGGATGGCAGCCCGGTCTACGTGCCCATACACCCCAGTAAGGTCATGATTATAAAGGCTGATGTAAGTGATAAGAGAAGGCTCGATATAGTTGAACGCAGGAAGGCCAGTGTAACGCAGTTGAAGCAGCAGGAGGTGGCGTAG
- a CDS encoding 50S ribosomal protein L19e: MSDLSFQKRLASEILGVGVSRIRIDPKRIEDVEAAITREEVKKLIRDGAIWVEPVHGIAGYSSRVRHAQRVKGRRRGHGKRKGTKEARLDSKELWMGRIRKIRRYLRYLRDKKLIDARTYRRLYMLAKGGYFNSLSSLKLYLRENNILKEAR; this comes from the coding sequence ATGAGTGATCTATCATTCCAGAAGAGGCTTGCCTCGGAGATACTCGGAGTAGGAGTGTCAAGGATCAGGATAGACCCGAAGAGAATCGAGGATGTAGAGGCAGCTATAACGAGGGAGGAAGTGAAGAAGCTCATCAGAGACGGCGCTATATGGGTTGAACCAGTTCACGGCATAGCCGGCTACAGCTCCAGGGTCAGGCATGCACAGAGGGTGAAGGGGAGGAGAAGGGGGCACGGGAAGAGGAAGGGTACGAAGGAGGCTAGGCTGGACTCCAAGGAGCTCTGGATGGGTAGGATCAGGAAGATTAGGAGGTACCTTAGGTATCTGAGGGATAAGAAGCTTATTGACGCGAGGACTTATAGGAGGCTCTACATGCTGGCTAAGGGAGGCTACTTCAATTCTCTTTCATCGCTTAAACTATACCTCAGGGAGAACAATATCTTGAAGGAGGCCAGGTAG
- a CDS encoding 30S ribosomal protein S14, giving the protein MAKIKQPKTYKYGRGTQVCRRCGSRDAVIQAYGLYLCRQCFREVAAVIGFKKYE; this is encoded by the coding sequence ATGGCTAAGATTAAGCAGCCTAAGACCTATAAGTATGGGCGTGGAACCCAGGTCTGCAGGAGATGCGGCTCCAGGGATGCAGTGATCCAGGCGTATGGATTATACCTGTGCAGGCAGTGCTTTAGAGAGGTGGCCGCTGTAATAGGGTTCAAGAAGTACGAGTAG
- a CDS encoding 50S ribosomal protein L5: protein MSVLTSDVESRILERWNSNPMLKPYIAKVTVNIGVGADSERLPKAMKVLEELTGQQPAPRRAKKTIKDFGIKKGDKIAAVVTLRGEKAHEFLRKVFETVGYRVKASSFDDYGNVSIGIKEHIHMPGVRYDPEIGVFGMDVAITIERPGYRVMRRRRMRSRVPRRHRVSKLEAMLLLKQLFGVEIVGE from the coding sequence ATGAGCGTGCTTACATCGGATGTGGAAAGCAGGATCCTTGAGAGATGGAACAGTAACCCGATGCTTAAACCATACATAGCGAAGGTCACAGTAAACATAGGTGTCGGGGCGGACTCGGAGAGGCTTCCCAAGGCCATGAAGGTCCTCGAGGAGTTGACGGGGCAACAGCCGGCCCCGAGGAGAGCCAAGAAAACCATCAAGGACTTCGGGATAAAGAAGGGAGACAAGATAGCTGCCGTCGTCACCCTGCGGGGTGAGAAGGCGCATGAGTTCCTGAGGAAGGTTTTCGAGACAGTGGGTTACAGGGTGAAGGCTTCAAGCTTCGACGACTATGGGAATGTCAGTATAGGGATAAAGGAGCACATCCATATGCCGGGTGTAAGGTATGATCCAGAGATAGGCGTGTTCGGCATGGATGTAGCTATAACTATTGAGAGACCGGGTTACAGGGTGATGAGGCGTAGGCGGATGAGGTCCCGTGTCCCCCGGAGGCACAGGGTGAGCAAGCTGGAGGCTATGCTGCTTCTGAAGCAGTTGTTCGGGGTTGAAATAGTAGGGGAGTAG
- a CDS encoding 50S ribosomal protein L30, with amino-acid sequence MARLYAIIRVRGQADVPPDVEHVLKLLRLHKKYHLTLYPADLPGLEGMLEKAKDWVTWGEIDKATLVKLLKTRGRVPGGKALTNEYVAEKLAEYGVKDIEGLAEALLEGKLLLHKLENIVKPVFRMHPPRGGFDGSVKKPFKVKGELGYRGEKINELIEKML; translated from the coding sequence ATGGCTAGGCTTTACGCTATCATCAGGGTGAGGGGTCAGGCCGATGTCCCCCCGGATGTAGAACACGTGCTCAAGCTGCTGAGGCTACATAAGAAATACCACCTGACACTATACCCGGCGGATCTCCCGGGGCTAGAGGGCATGCTTGAGAAAGCCAAGGACTGGGTGACATGGGGGGAGATAGATAAGGCAACGCTTGTCAAGCTGCTTAAGACGCGTGGAAGAGTGCCAGGCGGTAAGGCGCTTACAAACGAGTATGTGGCTGAGAAGCTGGCTGAGTACGGGGTCAAAGACATTGAGGGGCTGGCCGAGGCATTGCTCGAGGGGAAGCTACTCCTCCATAAACTGGAGAACATTGTGAAACCAGTTTTCAGGATGCATCCGCCGCGGGGAGGCTTCGATGGATCAGTGAAGAAGCCGTTTAAGGTTAAAGGCGAGCTGGGGTATCGTGGTGAAAAAATAAATGAGCTGATAGAGAAGATGCTGTAA
- a CDS encoding 50S ribosomal protein L6: protein MVKALHIAEKIVVPEGVTVEVEGSKVTVKGPKGTVSRDFSHARGVFIRLEDGAVIVETYVADRERKALVGSVAAHIRNMITGVTKGYRYKLKIIFSHFPISVVVDEKNRVVRIRNFMGEKSDRIAKIHGNVKVKVSGEDIVVEGVDIEEVGLTAASIERATRVTDRDRRVFMDGIYIYEKGEAS, encoded by the coding sequence ATGGTTAAAGCACTCCACATAGCTGAGAAAATAGTTGTCCCAGAAGGCGTCACGGTGGAAGTAGAGGGTTCAAAGGTTACTGTTAAAGGCCCCAAGGGGACGGTTTCAAGGGACTTCAGCCACGCGAGAGGGGTATTCATACGGCTCGAGGACGGCGCAGTAATCGTCGAAACATACGTGGCCGACCGGGAGAGGAAGGCCCTCGTTGGATCCGTGGCGGCCCATATACGTAACATGATAACAGGTGTCACGAAGGGGTATCGCTACAAGCTGAAAATAATATTCTCACACTTCCCGATCAGCGTGGTGGTCGACGAGAAGAACAGGGTTGTCAGGATAAGGAACTTCATGGGGGAGAAATCCGATAGGATTGCAAAGATCCATGGTAATGTAAAGGTCAAGGTGAGCGGTGAAGACATAGTGGTTGAGGGAGTGGATATAGAGGAGGTAGGGCTTACAGCAGCATCCATAGAGAGAGCTACAAGGGTGACCGACAGGGATAGACGTGTTTTCATGGATGGAATATACATCTATGAGAAAGGTGAGGCGTCGTGA
- a CDS encoding 30S ribosomal protein S8, producing the protein MVVMDTLANALSAIYNAEMRAKKEVVVWPASKLTLNVLKVLQREGYIGEFEYIDDGRWGKIKIQLLGRINKVGVIKPRYPVKYSELEEFPEWLKRYLPAYNIGVVIVSTPHGVLSHKEAVAKHTGGVLLAYCY; encoded by the coding sequence ATGGTTGTGATGGACACACTTGCAAACGCCTTGTCAGCGATATACAACGCGGAGATGAGGGCTAAGAAGGAGGTAGTGGTGTGGCCGGCGTCGAAGCTGACTCTAAACGTGTTGAAGGTGCTGCAGAGAGAGGGATACATAGGTGAATTCGAGTACATAGATGACGGTAGATGGGGGAAGATAAAGATACAGTTACTTGGGAGGATAAACAAGGTCGGAGTGATCAAGCCCAGATACCCGGTTAAATACAGTGAGCTCGAGGAGTTCCCCGAGTGGTTGAAGAGGTATCTGCCAGCATACAACATAGGCGTCGTAATAGTGTCAACGCCCCACGGCGTGTTATCCCACAAGGAGGCTGTCGCCAAGCATACCGGGGGAGTATTGCTCGCCTACTGCTACTAG
- a CDS encoding 50S ribosomal protein L34e, with protein MPRPMHRNRSWRRIVVRTPGGEVRVHYEKRRPSQARCAICGKPLNGVPALRPVEMRGLAKTEKRPERPYGGYICHECLARGLREAIRLQA; from the coding sequence ATGCCTAGGCCGATGCATAGGAATAGGAGCTGGAGGAGGATTGTGGTTAGGACGCCTGGTGGAGAGGTAAGGGTACACTACGAGAAGAGGCGTCCAAGCCAGGCCAGGTGCGCCATATGTGGTAAACCACTAAACGGTGTACCTGCTTTAAGACCCGTGGAGATGCGGGGGCTCGCTAAAACGGAGAAACGCCCGGAGAGACCCTATGGAGGCTACATATGTCACGAGTGCCTTGCACGAGGCCTCCGGGAAGCCATCCGGCTGCAAGCATAG